The following are encoded together in the Glycine soja cultivar W05 chromosome 5, ASM419377v2, whole genome shotgun sequence genome:
- the LOC114412610 gene encoding SEC1 family transport protein SLY1-like, translating to MSLNLRQKQTECIARMLNLNQPLNAAGTANEEVYKILIYDKFCQNILSPLIHVKDLRKHGVTLYFLIDKDRKPVHDVPAVYFVQPNQPNVQRIVSDASKSLYQSLHLNFSTSIPRPLLEDLATGTLNSDSIQRVSKVHDQYLEFVTLEDNLFSLAHKPCYVQLNDPSAGDKEIEELVDKIVGGLFCVLATLAVVPVIRCPRGGPAEMVASALDQRIRDHLLSKNNLFTEGGNFVSSFQRPVLCIFDRNFELPVAIQHDFRYRPLVHDVLGLKLNRLSVQGEKGGMRSYELDSADSFWVANGSLEFPEVAVEIETQLNKYKKDVDEVNKRTGGTHGAEFDGTDLIGNTKHLMNAVNSLPELTERKQVIDKHTNIATVLLGEIKERSLDSYAKKENDMMVRGGIERADLLGVLKGKGTKMDKLRFAIIYLISSETINQSEVEAVEAALRESEVDTAAFQYVKKIKSLNVSLASANSASRSNIVDWAEKLYGQSISAVTAGVKNLLSNDRQLALARTVEALIEGRPNPETDSYLSFDPRAPKSGSGASSSHMKGPFKEAIVFMIGGGNYVEYCSLQELAQHQQPAKHIIYGTTEMLTGVDFVEQLTLLGQKMGLGNVGSSSTPAQ from the exons ATGTCTCTGAATCTCCGTCAGAAGCAAACAG AATGCATCGCGCGCATGCTGAACCTGAACCAGCCCTTAAACGCCGCCGGAACCGCGAACGAAGAGGTCTACAAGATCCTCATCTACGACAAGTTCTGCCAGAACATCCTCTCCCCTCTGATCCACGTCAAGGACCTCCGCAAGCACGGCGTCACCCTCTACTTCCTCATCGACAAGGATCGCAAGCCCGTTCACGACGTTCCCGCAGTTTATTTCGTCCAGCCCAACCAACCCAACGTGCAACGCATCGTTTCCGACGCCTCCAAATCGCTCTACCAGAGCCTCCACCTCAACTTCTCCACCTCCATCCCTCGCCCCCTCCTCGAAGACCTCGCCACCGGAACCCTAAATTCCGATTCGATTCAGCGAGTCTCCAAGGTTCACGATCAGTATCTGGAATTCGTAACCCTAGAGGATAACCTTTTTTCGCTGGCCCACAAGCCTTGTTATGTTCAACTCAACGACCCTTCCGCTGGGGACAAGGAAATTGAGGAGCTTGTTGATAAGATCGTTGGTGGGTTGTTTTGCGTGCTGGCGACTCTGGCCGTTGTGCCGGTTATTCGGTGCCCGCGTGGCGGCCCTGCGGAGATGGTGGCTTCTGCGTTGGATCAGCGGATTAGGGATCACTTGTTGTCTAAGAATAACTTGTTTACTGAGGGTGGGAACTTTGTGAGCTCGTTTCAGCGCCCTGTGTTGTGTATTTTCGACCGGAATTTCGAGTTGCCGGTGGCAATTCAGCATGATTTTCGCTACCGGCCGCTTGTCCATGATGTGCTGGGGTTGAAGCTGAATAGGCTGAGTGTGCAGGGGGAGAAGGGTGGGATGAGATCTTATGAGTTGGATAGTGCTGATTCTTTTTGGGTTGCGAATGGGTCGTTGGAGTTCCCGGAGGTTGCGGTGGAGATTGAGACGCAGTTGAATAAGTATAAGAAGGATGTGGATGAGGTGAACAAGAGGACTGGTGGGACTCATGGCGCGGAGTTTGATGGGACGGATTTGATCGGGAACACGAAGCATTTGATGAACGCTGTGAATTCTCTGCCTGAGTTGACTGAGAGGAAGCAGGTGATCGATAAGCACACCAACATTGCGACCGTGTTGTTGGGCGAGATCAAGGAGAGGTCTCTTGATTCTTATGCTAAGAAGGAGAATGACATGATGGTTAGAGGGGGCATTGAACGGGCTGACCTGCTTGGCGTGCTCAAAGGGAAGGGAACGAAGATGGATAAGCTTAGGTTTGCCATCATATATCTCATTTCGTCGGAAACCATTAATCAGTCGGAAGTGGAAGCTGTGGAAGCGGCGCTGAGAGAGTCTGAGGTTGATACTGCTGCTTTTCAGTATGTGAAGAAGATCAAGTCGTTGAATGTTTCGTTGGCATCGGCAAATTCTGCCAGCAGAAGTAATATTGTTGATTGGGCTGAGAAGCTCTATGGACAGTCAATTAGTGCAGTGACGGCTGGTGTAAAAAATCTTCTATCTAATGACCGGCAGCTAGCGTTGGCGAGGACAGTTGAGGCCTTGATTGAAGGGAGGCCAAACCCTGAAACAGATTCATACCTCTCGTTTGATCCCCGTGCTCCAAAGTCTGGTTCGGGAGCAAGTAGCAGCCATATGAAAGGACCATTTAAGGAAGCAATTGTGTTCATGATTGGTGGTGGGAATTACGTTGAATATTGTAGTCTGCAAGAGCTTGCACAACATCAGCAACCTGCCAAACATATTATATATGGAACAACAGAAATGCTAACTGGAGTTGACTTTGTAGAGCAGCTAACATtgttggggcagaagatgggCTTGGGTAATGTTGGTTCTAGTTCTACCCCAGCTCAGTAG
- the LOC114412611 gene encoding uncharacterized protein LOC114412611 has protein sequence MEGSDHSLVPQWLKGSGNDSRVAGINNQFTSSPYSDHIAYSGRQWSSSSKGLGHSRSYSSSERSWQDTDWEKVDGNGLTSVSHDILMTVGSSIKAMTMHQYNVSTSTSSITLGTMGLSMAETLAQGPPRSHSPQLSASTQKLEELALKQSRLLIPVTPSTPRSLVSSSSEKSKVKTGQQQYPFSHSRRPNHSLHGAHLNLDIQKISSGNSLNVSTSRELNGVSSASKDNLSPNSRVVLSPVGATRSTSISAPSRSLSNNSTPSAWITLEKRPTFPIQSRNDFFKNLSRKSSVEKPCSDVLPIDMSCALEKSEASTRSVSSCPILESRDASLVDTSAVNMLTDYGSTITENGNAANEPLKLSSSSDKQDSSNPFPYADEDEIAFLRSLGWEESAGDEYDEGLTEEEIQDFYEKYMKLKL, from the exons ATGGAAGGAAGTGATCATTCATTAGTACCACAATGGTTGAAAGGCAGTGGAAATGATAGTAGGGTGGCTGGTATAAACAACCAATTCACATCATCACCATACTCTG ATCATATTGCTTATTCTGGTCGTCAATGGAGTTCTAGTAGCAAAGGTCTTGGCCACTCAAGGTCATATAGTAGTTCTGAGAGAAGCTGGCAGGATACAGACTGGGAGAAAGTTGATGGTAATGGCCTGACCTCAGTATCACATGATATTCTTATGACAGTTGGAAGCAGTATCAAGGCTATGACGATGCATCAGTATAATGTTTCTACAAGCACATCTTCTATTACTCTGGGCACAATGGGCCTCAGTATGGCCGAGACATTGGCTCAGGGTCCACCTCGCTCTCACTCACCACAA TTATCTGCTAGTACTCAAAAGCTTGAAGAGTTGGCCCTTAAGCAATCTAGGTTATTAATCCCTGTGACACCATCCACACCAAGATCCCTG GTTTCTAGCTCCTCAGAGAAATCAAAGGTCAAGACAGGGCAGCAGCAGTATCCCTTCTCCCATTCACGTCGACCCAATCATTCTTTACATGGTGCTCATCTAAACTTAGATATACAGAAAATTAGTTCTGGTAATTCCCTTAATGTCAGTACTTCACGAGAGTTGAATGGTGTGTCTTCAGCTTCAAAGGACAACTTAAGTCCCAATAGTAGAGTAGTTCTTAGTCCAGTTGGTGCCACTAGATCCACTTCTATATCTGCTCCCTCTAGGAGCTTAAGTAACAATTCAACCCCTTCTGCATGGATAACATTGGAAAAGAGACCTACTTTTCCTATCCAGAGCAGGAATGATTTCTTCAAGAATCTTTCAAGGAAGAGTTCCGTGGAAAAACCTTGTTCTGATGTCTTGCCTATTGACATGTCTTGTGCCTTGGAGAAGTCTGAAGCCAGCACAAGGAGTGTCTCTAGTTGTCCCATTCTGGAGTCCAGAGATGCCTCTTTAGTGGATACATCCGCTGTGAACATGTTGACTGACTACGGCTCCACAATTACTGAGAATGGCAATGCTGCCAATGaacctttgaaactttcaaGCAGCAGTGACAAGCAAGATAGCAGCAACCCATTTCCTTATGCAGATGAGGATGAGATTGCATTTTTACGTTCGCTTGGCTGGGAGGAAAGTGCAGGAGATGAATATGATGAAGGCCTCACTGAAGAGGAGATACAAGACTTCTATGAAAAG TACATGAAATTGAAGCTGTGA